One segment of Neodiprion fabricii isolate iyNeoFabr1 chromosome 1, iyNeoFabr1.1, whole genome shotgun sequence DNA contains the following:
- the LOC124188052 gene encoding nuclear mitotic apparatus protein 1-like isoform X5: protein MDEDEKRQRALEAGREMLAKYKAERLYSAHNSSGNQSAEPSDAESSRNEAQVRSTETRGANVSMNVSLRDLTHSSVSMSEGEGEGDLEGMAGRVAELEELLEGKEAVVEALNAEIENLRGEASSPNSSQSRASSINYKDLVLTYHAKLQEFERAVNQRDNLIEDLTASLEQTLSARDYLLTQVNTLNAMQLEQRTTPVEDIEPFHVKIEKLENELANQKMLTEEFKLQMNKSNEDRKKLEMESETQKAEINDYKLQINQLNERIRIGAAENNLNITETLEQQKQYEARVDKIKRDMQIILEKFTTETKANAEKHQNELKELSSSHSNELSRVKEDYKKQLKLVIEENRTLSDHLNRDLPDLETRHAKELSVFQTQLTTYKKTVEALKLELVNHSEAQRTAQAEVVLYKSRVEDLTLQMEANRRQHSLKSKAEKEMLQEQIKLHKIQLDEITSKYVAASSVLESKESIERSLEQALTNVTVLKQDNEALKFKLDDLSAKYSAAQSLIENSQVHERSMSSKIFDLEKSLSRFSGVSFNTGSEFNETTYQTFDEVALQFQMTKQRLEEKALMEKQLVERINGLENDVSKTTEDLVQANERLEKTTQELHKVNQELEKTNQVNRTYEKQLNDLKNSQDKSKGKLDQVDETTPGSTELFQGSLYFGQDEETPKEITDLPKGAKSGEVQLLKDKIELFERENKNLQNQLDQLKNDKLECAKKIIALNEKLKESEEESAQLKKGLAAAWEQCAEVEEKLNQTLAANESCLNESALNISIQDSKLPDQLETINDSARAQEILDKMDVKLIEKGVQAEVTNIQDLEKKIDDLNTEKAAIVKENENLIKLQRNYEEVSEKLEKLQQNFDKLQQERQRLIEENEYLTNKQSKEDINSLQLEIEKLTKEKESLVNEKIALIKQNEGLIEEHAKEMDEIKAQTVNDVQKLKSLSLGTSDNALSLSDLKAELETRHSKEMEELRTYFEQKCLQMEKQYSEEVFSQQSKKMSDNDSEIEELTDDLYFGGGGDCLNVLDVPGRSSKTDSELKSKIDSNEDENIAKSMAEGSEKVASIQQELFLKVEELEKLKSEYEEKLVEQQKLHNSMVQKLSERTEKRGLIKLVNQPCQTDLDPIAVESGELTELRAAYSHQLEEQVALAKLDIVNALQEQIQRDIGIMQALLSADETDAQQSWPAELLELRDKFTDGSKREIQELKEQHIAELARLKEEHTRLLNRTIERHEDELTKIRVASRGGGKTGSEDGNLSSENVLIRERDNLHKTCLTLKNLVTELINYFTMCEEEVNNTLISEVLKTQLSKSMEMKDDQEETSTKETGDKTEDFQNTTCPAEKQTPSKPTVTKIKRVHFAPRYSGIQTLMNDDNTLFELIERDKDVTHELKVELDNCLDRLKSEAAQILGVSSTPEESKIDMLAKQVLWSSKVNEELGVKFEEAENMIFNYEQENEHLKVKIHELQLKLTSIENKKEIISEGYGEHEESGVDVTTENLSQLQERVRTVISNGGGENSYLLQLIEDLCRQGDKAADEAKKEKEDLQLQIEAADKQLRATRKFLEEQAGEREAERDEAARKIEVLIEQLREKDREKERDQRITSEQSSLSPVPPSTYAVTRVLRPTDIEATVEALESQMHEMSSMMSEAEARKSEVESELKAAIDKIWVLRDIITDLEQQVQAKTEREDALQTQINQMEELINVQTKNQQELAQELDAIKMGSENVHLNEHIDHLQEELRKHKLSTEHFDVNSLAMKQIKLELRDMDVQLDKRIKDLEALHMCGSNLSLSQPSEDVSVREQIDASRCPTPDDPQSPPTLPLDHILKLKEKMIKHGRAEEVAFRRIKDLEMQMTALKNQNEELQAEQEILQQTNSEQLFQIEAMRGRLEQQKQSAPFAQRQATSRLELQLHEVNAKVHSLEREVADKDLQIKDTEMRLERANKLLLEKEGEIASVVQVENNTIQKLRDRLEVIEGEKKLLEEKVGSQERVQQELPQLLDSMLEDKNEEIDHLKDQLSKKEKQLEIYLSLNLDESQLKELMKQAEPKNSARTLSDILSINSECEEFPEAIREHVNLTQTLPYNISNLRTAGDASQLKYVSQISPMVMIEPNKTSTDVPRLELHSQSRSLSESCIPRSHSSTGVELVRSVSESKSPTNEENDGSNHENLRSRNVIENEANDENLSVERLSMETGESGVFKEGETSAEGINESANQCPRHGNRSNESLSPRKSGEESNQRLIQDMENQLRKVKEELEIKSKKLTERETELNTMQHDLLELRTELKETIETLTWDKFFYKEQFELAQASESKIKSDLLEVENNLKFKTEELIEYKGKMQTNEKIITELKKENSRMIEEFDEKLKTQLKKIDVTLQEKAQELKNLKEIIFEKDITIETLGTRNIEIENENKQLYEYKTRFETCREELSNCQIEVQRLTEGLNNRDLLIRRLEDMARRSSLSGASSPSENKDQEIHHLQEHLKEKDKVIRQMSDDSKSLQRALETIQNKMKESGNVVELRKKLKDERKMNMELKEVVVKLQEELEHFRIASHQASEDEGDIEDMVQRELQVSARLDKQIMSAIESETEESGGTKRRIERHACNSLDIEPVDQAKQEKIAQKYNDVRLKLKQANKSNEELTKLKDDLEIVVDMLKSQVTEYENRILQIKSDLEEESGTVTRLNEELAKEKDMSRHLRIRYEREQTANHQAQKHDSELITTLRMKIEASLDAEEKLRSQLSDIRRDHKRIETELNTVKEKLKNQKVADTVGLKEQYLQEMVEAEQKKYVTVAEKCEKEERKNVELADSIRRIVNEKSKYERELEMLNDDREKLASKLALVEGIKEHLETDLKRTRDELRAREGECEWLQKRIDTITEAEAKRQQQRTDEHNELKSLRREVANAREVMVDLEADMSHLKKQLAKSHEKQEQYIQCIETQRVTLADLMKKLTSAQDEEKRLKDVINDMQNDLQMSVKRELELTSELQRERLCGEKNVPVKFVQKIQDLNESLQKHLNEKSILHDKLARAREDKEQLLARVRILEQNQSTNTAGAMSGEMVEKLQHFYGKFLRTDSRRKALAYQKRYLLCVVGGYQLSEENTLSVLAQLTLVQREHTTNRNNKKSPRVRFRCAALAIISIRRMKWLIGRWRTGRRIGANAVLGNPDQSFIMLRKTSSNNHSPPVRDRPSNLRDGGLGGFPLEHFIDRFVSIEKKMDHALIDVGQLTSD, encoded by the exons ATGGACGAGGACGAAAAACGGCAACGCGCTTTGGAGGCTGGCCGGGAAATG CTTGCTAAATACAAAGCGGAACGATTGTACAGTGCTCACAACAGTAGCGGTAATCAATCGGCTGAGCCGTCAGATGCAGAATCTTCACGCAACGAGGCCCAGGTGCGATCTACAGAAACACGGGGTGCTAACGTCAGT ATGAACGTGTCATTGAGAGATTTAACTCATAGCAGTGTTAGTATGAGCGAAGGAGAGGGTGAAGGTGACTTGGAAGGAATGGCAGGAAGAGTAGCAGAGCTGGAAGAATTACTTGAAGGGAAAGAGGCGGTAGTGGAGGCTCTTAATGctgagattgaaaatttaagggGTGAAGCATCATCTCCAAATTCATCACAAAGTCGTGCTAGTAGTATTAATTATAAGGATCTTGTGCTAACTTATCACGCCAAGCTTCAAGAGTTTGAAAGAGCTGTCAATCAACGTGACAATCTCATTGAAGATTTAACCGCATCTCTGGAACAAACACTTTCAGCTAGAGACTATCTGTTGACTCAGGTAAATACCTTGAATGCAATGCAGTTGGAGCAGCGAACCACTCCAGTTGAAGACATCGAACCATTtcatgtgaaaattgaaaaattagagAATGAGTTAGCGAATCAAAAAATGCTAACAGAGGAGTTTAAATTGCAAATGAATAAGTCCAACGAAGATAGGAAGAAGTTGGAAATGGAAAGTGAAACACAGAAGGCTGAAATAAACGACTACAAGCTTCAGATTAATCAGTTGAATGAAAGAATTCGCATCGGAGCAGCAGAAAACAATTTGAACATTACAGAAACATTAGAGCAGCAGAAACAATACGAAGCTCGTGTTGACAAAATTAAACGGGACATGCAAATAATTTTAGAGAAATTTACGACTGAAACTAAGGCAAATGCAGAAAAGCACCAAAATGAGTTGAAG GAGTTGTCGTCATCTCATAGCAACGAATTGAGTCGGGTTAAGGAGGATTACAAAAAACAGTTAAAACTAGTGATAGAAGAAAATAGAACCTTGTCCGATCATTTAAACAGAGATTTGCCAGATCTTGAAACTAGACATGCTAAAGAACTATCTGTATTTCAAACACAGCTAACAACCTACAAAAAAACTGTTGAAGCATTGAAATTGGAGTTGGTTAACCACTCCGAAGCACAGAGAACAGCCCAGGCTGAAGTTGTATTGTACAAGTCCCGCGTTGAGGATCTTACCTTACAGATGGAGGCGAATCGTCGTCAGCATTCATTGAAGAGTAAGGCGGAAAAGGAAATGTTGCAGGAGCAAATAAAGCTGCATAAAATTCAGCTTGATGAAATAACTTCGAAATATGTGGCTGCTTCTAGTGTATTAGAATCCAAGGAGAGCATCGAACGATCTCTAGAGCAAGCTCTGACAAATGTAACCGTCCTGAAGCAGGATAATGAGGCactaaaattcaaattggatGATCTCTCAGCGAAATATTCGGCAGCGCAATCGCTCATAGAGAATAGCCAAGTTCACGAGAGATCTATGAGCAGCAAAATAtttgatttggaaaaatcaTTGTCAAGATTCAGCGGAGTCAGCTTCAACACAGGAAGCGAGTTCAACGAAACCACCTACCAAACCTTCGACGAAGTCGCTTTACAGTTTCAAATGACGAAACAGAGATTGGAGGAAAAAGCATTGATGGAAAAGCAATTAGTTGAGAGGATCAATGGATTGGAAAATGATGTTTCCAAGACTACTGAAGACTTGGTACAGGCTAATGAGAGATTGGAGAAAACTACTCAAGAGTTGCATAAAGTCAATCAGGAGTTGGAAAAGACAAATCAGGTGAATCGGACGTATGAGAAACAGTTGAACGACTTGAAAAATTCCCAAGACAAAAGTAAGGGCAAGTTGGATCAAGTGGATGAGACAACTCCTGGTTCGACCGAACTTTTCCAAGGTTCGTTGTACTTTGGACAAGATGAGGAAACACCCAAGGAAATTACAGATTTGCCAAAGGGAGCGAAATCTGGCGAAGTGCAACTTTTGAAAGATAAAATTGAGTTGTTcgaacgtgaaaataaaaacttacAAAATCAGCTTGATCAATTAAAGAACGATAAACTTGAATGcgctaaaaaaattattgcgctaaatgaaaaattgaaagaatctGAGGAGGAGTCTGCCCAATTGAAGAAAGGACTTGCAGCTGCTTGGGAACAATGTGCAGAGGTTGAGGAAAAGCTGAATCAAACCTTGGCTGCCAACGAAAGTTGCCTTAACGAATCTGCATTGAATATCTCGATTCAGGACAGCAAATTGCCAGATCAATTGGAAACTATAAATGACTCTGCTCGGGCACAGGAAATATTAGATAAGATGGATGTCAAGTTGATTGAAAAAGGTGTGCAAGCAGAAGTGACTAATATTCAAgacttggagaaaaaaattgatgactTGAACACGGAAAAAGCAGCCATTgtcaaagaaaatgaaaacctAATTAAGCTTCAGAGGAATTACGAAGAAGTAAGTGAGAAATTGGAGAAATTACAGCAAAATTTCGACAAACTTCAGCAGGAGAGACAGAGgttaattgaagaaaatgaatatttaaccAATAAGCAATCAAAAGAAGATATAAATAGTCTCCaattggaaatagaaaaattgacgaaagaAAAGGAGTCACTTGTAAACGAAAAGATTGCCCTGATTAAGCAGAATGAAGGGTTGATAGAAGAACATGCCAAAGAAATGGATGAAATTAAAGCACAAACAGTAAACGATGTACAGAAATTGAAGTCGCTTTCGCTTGGGACGAGTGACAATGCATTGAGCTTGAGCGATTTGAAAGCCGAACTCGAGACTCGTCATTCCAAGGAAATGGAAGAACTAAGGACATACTTTGAGCAAAAATGTTTACAGATGGAAAAACAGTATTCTGAAGAGGTATTCAGTCAGCAGTCAAAGAAAATGTCTGACAACGACAGCGAGATAGAAGAATTAACTGACGATCTGTACTTTGGCGGTGGTGGCGACTGTCTAAACGTTTTGGATGTTCCTGGGCGAAGTTCAAAGACAGATAGCGAACTTAAGAGCAAAATTGATTCTAATGAGGATGAGAATATCGCAAAATCAATGGCGGAAGGCTCAGAAAAAGTCGCCTCGATACAGCAGGAGCTGTTCTTGAAAGTTGAGGAACTTGAGAAACTGAAATCAGAGTACGAGGAAAAGCTGGTTGAACAACAAAAACTGCATAACAGCATGGTGCAGAAGCTGTCGGAACGAACCGAAAAACGAGGACTAATCAAACTGGTCAATCAG CCATGTCAAACGGACTTGGATCCAATTGCTGTGGAAAGTGGCGAATTGACCGAATTGAGAGCTGCCTACAGTCACCAGTTAGAGGAACAGGTCGCGTTGGCCAAGCTTGACATCGTCAACGCACTCCAGGAACAGATTCAG CGTGACATCGGCATTATGCAGGCATTGCTGTCAGCTGATGAAACAGATGCTCAGCAGAGTTGGCCTGCAGAACTGCTCGAGCTACGTGACAAATTCACTGATGGTTCTAAACGTGAAATCCAAGAACTCAAAGAGCAGCACATTGCTGAATTGGCCCGGCTTAAGGAAGAACACACACGTCTTTTAAACCGAACTATCGAACGCCATGAAGACGAATTGACGAAAATTAGGGTGGCATCCAGAGGTGGTGGAAAAACGGGTTCAGAAGACGGAAATTTGAGTTCGGAAAATGTTCTGATTAGAGAAAG GGACAATTTACATAAGACCTGTTTGACACTGAAAAATCTTGTAACAGAGTTGATCAATTACTTTACAATGTGCGAAGAAGAGGTAAACAATACTCTAATATCTGAGGTACTGAAAACGCAGTTGTCAAAGTCCATGGAAATGAAAGACGATCAAGAAGAAACGTCGACGAAAGAAACTGGAGATAAAACTGAAGATTTCCAGAACACCACGTGCCCTGCGGAAAAACAGACTCCTTCTAAACCCAcagttacaaaaattaaaagagtTCATTTCGCGCCTAGGTATTCAGGCATCCAAACGCTGATGAACGACGATAATACCTTGTTCGAATTAATAGAAAGGGATAAAGACGTTACCCACGAGTTGAAAGTTGAGTTGGACAATTGTTTAGATCGACTAAAATCAGAGGCCGCCCAAATATTGGGAGTATCATCGACACCTGAAGAATCTAAAATCGATATGCTTGCGAAGCAAGTTTTGTGGTCGAGCAAAGTGAACGAAGAGCTTGGTGTGAAATTCGAGGAGGCTGAAAATATGATATTCAACTACGAGCAAGAAAACGAACATCTGAAAGTGAAAATTCACGAGTTACAGCTCAAGTTAACTTCTAtagaaaacaagaaagaaatcaTCAGCGAAGGTTATGGCGAACATGAGGAGTCGGGTGTCGACGTTACGACGGAGAATTTATCCCAACTTCAAGAAAGAG TGAGAACTGTGATATCAAACGGAGGTGGCGAAAATTCCTACCTGTTGCAGTTAATCGAAGATTTGTGCAGACAAGGGGACAAAGCTGCAGATGAAGcgaagaaggagaaagaagACTTGCAGTTGcag ATCGAAGCAGCGGATAAACAGTTGCGTGCTACGCGTAAGTTCCTTGAGGAACAAGCCGGCGAACGAGAAGCTGAAAGAGACGAAGCAGCTCGTAAAATTGAAGTGCTTATTGAGCAGCTTAGAGAAAAGGATCGCGAAAAGGAACGTGATCAACGTATCACCTCAGAG CAGTCTTCGCTATCGCCTGTACCACCATCAACTTATGCAGTCACCCGCGTGCTTCGTCCAACTGACATCGAAGCAACC GTGGAAGCTCTTGAATCCCAGATGCACGAGATGTCTTCTATGATGTCCGAGGCTGAGGCGCGAAAGTCTGAGGTTGAGAGCGAATTGAAGGCAGCTATTGACAAGATATGGGTATTGCGAGATATTATCACTGACTTGGAACAGCAGGTTCAAGCAAAAACGGAACGTGAAGATGCTCTGCAGACCCAGATCAATCAGATGGAAGAATTGATCAATGTACAAACTAAAAATCAACAGGAACTTGCCCAAGAATTAGACGCGATTAAAATGGGCAGCGAGAATGTTCATTTGAATGAGCACATCGATCATCTTCAA GAGGAACTTAGAAAGCACAAATTGAGCACCGAACACTTCGACGTTAATTCGTTGGCTATGAAACAGATCAAATTGGAATTACGCGATATGGACGTACAATTGGACAAGAGAATAAAAGATCTGGAAGCACTGCACATGTGCGGTTCTAACTTGAGCCTAAGCCAGCCCAGCGAGGACGTGTCTGTTAGAGAACAGATTGATGCTTCTCGATGCCCAACGCCAGACGATCCTCAATCGCCTCCTACCTTGCCGCTCGATCATATTCttaaactgaaagaaaaaatgataaaacacgGTAGAGCCGAAGAGGTCGCCTTCAGGAGAATTAAGGACCTGGAAATGCAGATGACGGCTCTGAAAAATCAGAACGAA GAACTACAGGCTGAGCAAGAAATATTACAGCAAACTAATTCAGAACAATTGTTCCAAATTGAAGCTATGCGTGGTCGATTGGAACAGCAGAAACAGAGTGCTCCTTTTGCTCAGAGACAGGCTACTTCACGCTTGGAATTACAGTTACATGAAGTGAACGCCAAAGTTCACTCCTTGGAACGCGAAGTAGCTGATAAGGATTTACAG ATAAAAGATACTGAAATGCGATTGGAGAGAGCGAATAAATTGTTGCTTGAAAAAGAAGGTGAGATTGCAAGCGTTGTTCAAGTCGAGAACAATACTATTCAGAAGCTTCGAGATCGTCTAGAAGTCAttgaaggagagaaaaaattgttggag GAAAAAGTTGGATCACAGGAGCGAGTTCAGCAAGAGTTACCACAGTTGCTTGACTCGATGCTGGAGgataaaaatgaggaaattgATCACCTCAAAGATCAACTAtctaaaaaggaaaaacaattaGAAATATACTTGTCGTTGAATTTGGATGAAAGTCAGTTGAAAGAATTGATGAAGCAAGCTGAGCCAAAGAACAGCGCTCGTACATTGAGCGATAttctttcaattaattcaGAGTGTGAAGAATTCCCAGAAGCTATCAGAGAACATGTTAATCTGACGCAAACCTTGCCATAcaatatttccaatttacgAACTGCTGGTGATGCTAGCCAGTTGAAATACGTCAGCCAGATATCCCCGATGGTTATGATTGAGCCGAATAAAACTAGCACTGATGTTCCTCGACTGGAGTTACACTCCCAGTCTCGTAGCTTGTCAGAAAGTTGCATACCTCGTTCTCATAGCTCGACCGGTGTTGAATTAGTTCGCAGTGTATCCGAATCTAAGTCGCCGACAAATGAGGAAAATGATGGTTCGAACCACGAGAATCTGAGATCTCGTAACGTCATAGAGAACGAAGCAAATGATGAAAATCTCTCGGTGGAACGATTGTCCATGGAAACTGGTGAGTCTGGTGTATTCAAGGAGGGCGAAACCTCGGCTGAGGGAATAAACGAAAGTGCTAATCAGTGTCCAAGACATGGGAATAGATCAAACGAGTCGCTGAGTCCACGCAAATCCGGTGAAGAGTCAAATCAGAGACTTATTCAAGATATGGAGAATCAATTAAGGAAAGTGAAAGAAGAACTCGAAATTAAGTCAAAGAAATTGACAGAACGAGAAACGGAACTGAACACCATGCAACATGATCTGCTTGAGCTGCGTACGGAATTGAAAGAAACCATAGAAACCCTGACGtgggataaatttttctacaaagaACAGTTTGAATTGGCTCAAGCTTCggaaagtaaaataaagagTGACTTGTtggaagttgaaaataatctcAAGTTTAAGACAGAGGAACTCATAGAATACAAGGGTAAAATGCAGACAAACGAGAAAATTATCACCGAgctaaaaaaggaaaattcaaGGATGATTGAAGAGTTTGATGAGAAATTAAAGACACAACTCAAGAAGATTGATGTTACCTTGCAGGAAAAAGCTCAAGagttgaaaaacttgaaggaaattattttcgagaaaGATATTACCATTGAAACACTTGGGACTCGTAATATTgagatagaaaatgaaaacaaacagTTGTACGAGTACAAAACTAGGTTTGAAACTTGCAGAGAAGAACTATCCAACTGTCAGATCGAAGTTCAAAGATTAACCGAAGGATTAAACAACAGAGATTTGCTTATAAGAAGACTGGAAGATATGGCGAGACGATCAAGCCTCTCGGGTGCTTCTTCGCCCAGTGAAAATAAAGACCAAGAAATTCATCATCTGCAAGAGCACCTTAAGGAAAAAGATAAAGTTATCAGACAGATGAGTGACGACAGTAAAAGTTTGCAAAGAGCTTTGGAAACAATACAGAATAAAATGAAGGAGTCCGGAAATGTTGTTGAattaagaaagaaattgaaagatgaaagaaaaatgaatatggAACTAAAGGAGGTGGTTGTAAAACTACAGGAAGAACTCGAACATTTTAGAATTGCCTCACATC AAGCATCTGAAGACGAGGGCGATATAGAGGACATGGTCCAAAGAGAATTACAGGTGTCTGCTCGGCTAGACAAACAAATAATGAGCGCTATTGAGAGTGAGACAGAAGAGAGTGGTGGAACCAAAAGGCGAATTGAAAGACACGCTTGCAACTCCTTGGATATAGAGCCGGTTGATCAGGCCAAGCAAGAAAAAATCGCTCAAAAATATAACGACGTCCGCTTAAAACTTAAACAAGCCAACAAATCAAACGAGGAACTAACTAAGTTGAAAGACGATTTAGAAATCGTGGTTGATATGCTTAAATCCCAAGTTACAGAGTATGAAAATCGTATCTTACAAATAAA ATCTGACTTGGAAGAAGAGTCTGGAACAGTAACAAGACTGAACGAAGAActtgcaaaagaaaaagacatgAGTCGACATTTGAGAATACGATACGAAAGAGAACAAACTGCTAATCACCAGGCTCAGAAGCACGATTCGGAATTGATCACG ACGTTAAGAATGAAGATAGAGGCGTCACTGGAtgcagaagaaaaattacgCTCGCAGTTATCGGATATCAGACGTGATCATAAGAGAATAGAAACGGAATTGAATACTGTCaaagaaaagttgaagaatCAGAAGGTGGCTGACACAGTTGGTCTCAAGGAGCAGTACCTTCAAGAAATGGTTGAAGCAGAGCAGAAAAAATACGTCACTGTTGccgaaaaatgtgaaaaagaagaaaggaagaaCGTGGAACTAGCCGACAGTATACGAAGAATAGTAAATGAGAAAAGTAAATATGAAAGGGAACTCGAAATGCTGAATGATGATAGAGAAAAGTTGGCTAGTAAACTCGCTTTGGTCGAGGGAATCAAAGAACATCTTGAAACAGACTTGAAAAGGACTAGAGATGAGTTGAGAGCAAGAGAAGGGGAATGTGAGTGGCTACAGAAGAGAATCGATACAATCACTGAAGCTGAAGCAAAGAGACAGCAACAAAGAACTGACGAACACAACGAATTGAAGAGCCTCAGGCGAGAAGTTGCCAATGCGCGAGAAGTTATG gTCGATCTGGAAGCGGACATGTCTCATTTGAAGAAACAATTGGCCAAGTCGCACGAAAAACAAGAGCAATACATTCAATGCATTGAAACACAGCGAGTCACTTTAGCTGATTTAATGAAAAAGTTAACTTCAGCacaagatgaagaaaaaagactGAAAGATGTAATTAATGATATGCAAAATGACCTGCAAATGAGTGTAAAAAGAGAACTAGAGCTTACCAGTGAATTACAGAGGGAGAGACTTTGTGGCGAGAAAAACGTGCCGgttaaatttgtacaaaagaTTCAG GATTTGAACGAGAGTCTGCAGAAGCATTTGAACGAGAAAAGTATCCTCCATGACAAACTAGCAAGAGCTCGAGAAGACAAAGAGCAGCTATTAGCTCGAGTAAGAATTTTGGAACAGAATCAATCGACGAATACCGCAGGTGCCATGAGCGGAGAAATGGTGGAAAAG cTTCAACACTTTTACGGAAAATTCCTACGAACTGATAGCCGTCGAAAAGCGTTGGCATACCAAAAGCGTTATCTGCTCTGCGTAGTGGGCGGATATCAGCTTTCGGAGGAAAATACTCTCTCCGTTCTCGCTCAGCTGACGTTAGTACAGCGGGAGCACACCACAAATCGTAACAATAAGAAATCACCAAGGGTGAGATTCAGATGCGCAGCCCTGGCGATTATCAGTATCCGCAGAATGAAGTGGCTGATCGGACGGTGGCGAACGGGGAGAAGAATTGGCGCTAATGCGGTTCTCGGTAATCCTGACCAGTCGTTTATCATGTTGCGAAAAACATCGTCTAACAATCATTCACCGCCTGTTCGAGACAGGCCGTCCAACCT GAGGGACGGCGGTCTCGGAGGTTTTCCACTTGAGCACTTCATAGATCGTTTTGTAAGTATTGAAAAGAAGATGGACCATGCTTTGATAGACGTCGGTCAGCTGACCTCAGACTAA